In Synechocystis sp. PCC 6714, the following are encoded in one genomic region:
- a CDS encoding glycoside hydrolase family 19 protein — MINSIYPVKHPVSLDKLTDQDLLQLQKWLLAAKFSPGPLDGDLGPRTIEAWAQFKESVHLHDPDQIDLIGPSSYSALKAAVKRQEEGRYHDFSTKQGVIDAIRWECNQHGLIYKNQQAYVLATTQHETASTFRPLEEYEKGKGRSYGRPDPQTGKTYYGRGFVQLTWRSNYERYGKILGIDLVNKPELACEPNVALFILVHGMRNGKFTGRSLPEFVNATKSDFYNARRVVNGMDRAGAIAELARKYL; from the coding sequence ATGATTAATTCCATTTACCCCGTCAAGCATCCCGTCAGCCTGGACAAATTGACGGATCAGGATCTGCTTCAACTCCAGAAATGGCTATTGGCGGCAAAATTTAGCCCTGGCCCATTAGATGGGGATTTGGGGCCACGGACGATAGAAGCTTGGGCCCAATTTAAGGAATCAGTCCATCTCCATGACCCTGACCAAATTGATCTGATTGGCCCCAGTAGTTATTCAGCATTGAAAGCGGCTGTTAAACGGCAGGAAGAGGGCAGATACCACGATTTCAGCACTAAACAAGGCGTTATTGATGCGATCCGCTGGGAATGCAATCAGCACGGACTTATTTACAAAAATCAGCAAGCCTATGTCCTGGCAACTACTCAACACGAAACTGCTTCAACATTTCGCCCTTTGGAAGAATACGAAAAAGGAAAGGGACGGAGCTATGGCAGACCAGACCCCCAGACTGGCAAGACTTATTACGGCAGAGGATTCGTACAGCTCACTTGGCGGTCAAATTATGAGCGATACGGAAAAATCCTGGGTATCGATCTGGTCAATAAACCAGAATTGGCTTGTGAACCTAATGTTGCGCTATTCATCTTGGTTCACGGCATGAGAAACGGTAAATTTACCGGCCGCAGTTTGCCGGAGTTTGTTAACGCCACCAAATCAGACTTTTACAATGCCCGTCGGGTGGTGAATGGGATGGATCGGGCCGGGGCGATCGCCGAGTTAGCAAGGAAGTATTTATGA